In a single window of the Streptomyces sp. CGMCC 4.7035 genome:
- a CDS encoding GNAT family N-acetyltransferase, whose translation MSTERHVLDNPALASLTGPHAHFAERRGRVLRYPLDVSPWVGLPDEPDADDWADLAALAGPGAEAPLPGFRGRVPDGWEITFALDGVQLVDDGLAAAPDREAVRLGPDDVPEMLDLVERTRPGPFLPRTIELGTYLGIRRGGALVAMAGERLHPPGWTEISAVCTDPDFRGQGLAGRLVLAVAHGIRERGETPFLHTSAGNTNAIRLYESLGFRLRRTTKFLSARVPEHSADQQAVGI comes from the coding sequence ATGAGCACCGAACGGCACGTCCTCGACAACCCCGCGCTCGCCTCGCTGACCGGCCCGCACGCCCACTTCGCCGAGCGCCGGGGCCGTGTCCTGCGCTACCCCCTCGACGTGTCGCCGTGGGTGGGTCTGCCCGACGAGCCCGACGCCGACGACTGGGCCGACCTCGCGGCACTCGCCGGCCCGGGCGCCGAGGCTCCGCTGCCCGGTTTCCGAGGCCGGGTTCCTGACGGCTGGGAGATCACCTTCGCCCTCGACGGCGTGCAGCTCGTCGACGACGGGCTCGCCGCCGCGCCCGACCGGGAGGCCGTGCGGCTCGGTCCCGACGACGTACCCGAGATGCTGGACCTGGTCGAGCGCACCCGGCCCGGCCCGTTCCTGCCGCGCACCATCGAGCTGGGCACCTACCTGGGCATCCGCCGGGGTGGCGCCCTGGTCGCCATGGCGGGCGAGCGGCTGCACCCACCGGGCTGGACCGAGATCAGCGCGGTGTGCACCGACCCGGACTTCCGTGGTCAGGGTCTGGCCGGCCGGCTGGTCCTGGCGGTCGCGCACGGCATCCGCGAGCGCGGAGAGACGCCGTTCCTGCACACCAGCGCGGGCAATACCAACGCCATCCGGCTCTACGAATCCCTCGGCTTCCGGCTGCGCCGCACCACGAAGTTCCTCTCGGCGCGGGTTCCGGAGCACTCGGCGGACCAGCAGGCCGTCGGGATCTGA
- a CDS encoding quinone oxidoreductase family protein has product MPKAYAYTRYGGPETEALVDVDRPSPGPGQVLVAVRAAGVNPIDWKLRTGFRRPGETGSPAFPVVFGSEAAGVVEEIGEGVTGFAVGDAVFGNTVTGGYAEYALLPAAVTAHVPDGLSFAHTAVLPVAAATAYDGIRQLGLPAGATLLVTGAGGGVGVAAVQIGRAFGLRVVGAASDGKKDFVEHLGAVHVPSGPDLAARVRAAAPDGVDGVYDLVGGDVLEEAATLLTDRSKLITAGASPQDVERLGGARVVRARTTAVLDEVARLVERGDLDPHITQRFPLERAGEALRAVEDGHARGKVVIEVGV; this is encoded by the coding sequence ATGCCCAAGGCGTACGCATACACGAGGTACGGCGGCCCGGAGACCGAGGCCCTCGTCGACGTGGACCGGCCGAGCCCCGGCCCGGGCCAGGTCCTCGTCGCGGTTCGCGCGGCGGGCGTGAACCCGATCGACTGGAAGCTGCGCACGGGCTTCCGCCGTCCCGGCGAGACCGGCTCGCCCGCGTTTCCCGTGGTGTTCGGCAGCGAGGCCGCCGGTGTCGTCGAGGAAATCGGCGAGGGTGTGACCGGCTTCGCCGTCGGGGACGCGGTCTTCGGCAACACGGTGACCGGCGGCTACGCCGAGTACGCGCTGCTGCCCGCGGCGGTGACCGCGCATGTGCCCGACGGGCTCTCCTTCGCTCACACCGCGGTCCTGCCGGTCGCGGCGGCCACCGCGTACGACGGGATCCGCCAGCTCGGCCTGCCCGCCGGTGCGACCCTGCTGGTCACCGGCGCGGGCGGCGGGGTCGGTGTGGCGGCCGTGCAGATCGGGCGCGCCTTCGGTCTGCGTGTCGTCGGTGCGGCCAGCGACGGCAAGAAGGACTTTGTCGAGCACCTCGGAGCCGTGCACGTCCCCTCGGGCCCGGATCTGGCCGCGCGGGTGCGGGCGGCGGCCCCGGACGGCGTCGACGGCGTCTACGACCTCGTCGGCGGCGACGTACTGGAAGAGGCGGCGACCCTGCTGACCGACCGGTCCAAGCTGATCACCGCGGGGGCGTCCCCCCAGGACGTCGAGCGGCTCGGTGGCGCGCGCGTGGTCCGGGCCCGGACCACCGCGGTGCTCGACGAGGTCGCGCGCCTGGTAGAGCGTGGCGACCTCGACCCCCACATCACTCAGCGGTTCCCCCTCGAACGGGCGGGAGAGGCCCTCCGCGCGGTCGAGGACGGCCACGCCCGTGGCAAGGTCGTGATCGAGGTCGGCGTATGA
- a CDS encoding MarR family winged helix-turn-helix transcriptional regulator, with protein MTVFARRARASAGRMHPELSLVAYTLLGHLEESGGCRATDLAAHYALDKSTVSRQVAALERAGLIERRLDPDDHRVQVLHLTEAGTRILAQVTESRREAFRERLAGWSREDLDRFAGYLLRYNAAAAVTPVEPHGTAAR; from the coding sequence ATGACGGTCTTCGCCCGGCGCGCCCGCGCCTCGGCGGGGCGCATGCACCCCGAGCTGTCCCTGGTGGCGTACACGTTGCTCGGGCACCTGGAGGAGAGCGGCGGCTGCCGGGCCACCGACCTGGCCGCGCACTACGCGCTGGACAAGTCCACGGTCAGCCGGCAGGTGGCCGCGCTGGAGCGGGCCGGGCTGATCGAGCGGCGGCTCGATCCGGACGACCACCGGGTGCAGGTGCTGCATCTGACCGAGGCGGGGACCCGGATCCTCGCCCAGGTCACCGAGAGCCGCCGGGAGGCGTTCCGGGAGCGGCTCGCGGGCTGGTCACGGGAGGACCTGGACCGCTTCGCGGGCTATCTGCTGCGGTACAACGCGGCGGCGGCCGTCACACCGGTCGAACCCCACGGCACAGCCGCCCGCTGA
- a CDS encoding ferredoxin reductase: MTETAVTPEPFVPPTRFAVPGRIAVSNRAAAVWQTATLTEIRRETPHAATFRFAVPGWAGHLPGQHLMLRLIAQDGYLAQRHYSIASPPDDAGHIELTLDHVEGGEVSGWFHTVARPGDEVEVRGPLSGFFAWPGDRPALLIGAGSGVVPLMSMVRHHRARGLDVPLRLLVSARGPRELIYAEEYGEETTRVFTRSAPEGVPVGRVSAAHVAPLLAEAPPGGWEAYVCGSNGFAEHTSRLLVAAGQPVDRIRIERFG; this comes from the coding sequence GTGACTGAGACGGCCGTGACACCCGAACCCTTCGTTCCGCCCACGCGTTTCGCCGTTCCTGGGCGGATCGCCGTGAGCAACCGTGCGGCGGCCGTGTGGCAGACCGCGACGCTGACCGAGATCCGCCGGGAGACACCGCACGCGGCGACGTTCCGCTTCGCGGTGCCCGGCTGGGCGGGCCATCTGCCCGGCCAGCACCTGATGCTGCGGCTGATCGCGCAGGACGGTTACCTGGCGCAACGGCACTACTCGATCGCATCCCCGCCGGACGACGCCGGACACATCGAGCTGACCCTGGACCACGTCGAGGGCGGTGAGGTCTCCGGCTGGTTCCACACCGTGGCCAGGCCCGGGGACGAGGTCGAGGTGCGGGGCCCGCTGAGCGGATTCTTCGCCTGGCCCGGCGACCGGCCCGCCCTGCTGATCGGCGCCGGCTCGGGGGTCGTCCCGCTGATGTCGATGGTGCGTCACCACCGGGCGCGTGGCCTGGACGTGCCGCTGCGGCTGCTGGTCTCGGCCCGGGGACCGCGGGAGCTGATCTACGCGGAGGAGTACGGCGAGGAGACCACGCGAGTCTTCACGCGCAGCGCGCCGGAGGGTGTGCCCGTGGGCCGTGTGTCGGCGGCCCATGTGGCACCGCTCCTGGCCGAGGCGCCTCCCGGTGGGTGGGAGGCCTATGTGTGCGGCTCCAATGGCTTCGCGGAACACACCTCACGACTGCTCGTCGCGGCCGGGCAGCCGGTCGACCGTATCCGCATCGAACGCTTCGGCTGA
- a CDS encoding sulfite oxidase-like oxidoreductase translates to MNVTRGFTGRPRVPDPGLPPGQYDAGDDWPVLSAEVTPDLAAPDWSFRIDGLVAEPRTWSWEDAHALPASAYEGDIHCVTSWSKFGVRFGGVSLDVFLDLVRPEATATHAVAYSHTGYTTNLPLADLAGGRAWIAFEYDGKPLPAEHGGPARLLVPHLYFWKSAKWIAGLRILDHDEPGFWEQNGYHARGNPWEEQRYSGD, encoded by the coding sequence ATGAACGTCACCCGAGGCTTCACCGGGCGCCCGCGCGTCCCCGACCCCGGGCTGCCGCCCGGCCAGTACGACGCGGGTGACGACTGGCCCGTCCTGTCCGCCGAGGTCACACCGGATCTGGCGGCCCCGGACTGGTCCTTCCGGATCGACGGACTGGTGGCCGAGCCGCGCACCTGGAGCTGGGAGGACGCGCACGCGCTGCCGGCGTCGGCGTACGAGGGTGACATCCACTGCGTGACCAGTTGGTCGAAGTTCGGGGTGCGGTTCGGGGGCGTGTCCCTGGACGTGTTCCTGGACCTCGTCCGGCCCGAGGCGACGGCCACCCACGCCGTCGCCTACTCCCACACCGGGTACACCACGAACCTCCCGCTCGCCGACCTCGCCGGCGGCCGCGCCTGGATCGCGTTCGAGTACGACGGGAAGCCGCTGCCCGCCGAACACGGCGGGCCCGCGCGGCTGCTGGTCCCGCATCTGTACTTCTGGAAGAGCGCCAAGTGGATCGCGGGCCTGAGGATCCTCGACCACGACGAGCCGGGGTTCTGGGAGCAGAACGGCTACCACGCGCGGGGCAACCCGTGGGAGGAGCAGCGGTACTCCGGTGACTGA